One Drosophila santomea strain STO CAGO 1482 chromosome X, Prin_Dsan_1.1, whole genome shotgun sequence DNA segment encodes these proteins:
- the LOC120457175 gene encoding protein Wnt-5 isoform X1, translating to MNCYRKRHFLLWLLRAMCMLHLTARGAYATVGLQGVPTWIYLGLKSPFIEFGNQVEQLANSSIPLNMTKDEQANMHQEGLRKLGTFIKPVDLRDSETGFVKADLTKRLVFDSPNNITSRPIHPIQEEMDQKQIILLDEDTDENGLPASLTDEDRKFIVPMALKNISPDPRWAATTLSPSASQPNAKAISTIVPSPLAQVEGDPTSNIDDLKKHILFLHNMTKTNSNFESKFVKFPSLQKDKAKTTGAGGPPPNPKRPQRPIHQYSAPIAPPTPKVPVPDGGGGVGGAGGGGVGAAAYNPGEQPIGGYYQNEELANNQSLLKPTDTDTHPAAASGNHGQKNPSEPQVILLNETLATETSLEADRSPSINQPKAGSPLRTTKRPPCLRNPESPKCIRQRRREEQQRQRERDEWFRGQSQYMQPRFEPIIQTINNTKRFAVSIEIPDSFKVSSEGSDGELLSRVERSQPSISSSSSSSSSTRKIMPDYIKVSMENNTSVTDYFKHDVVMTSADVASDREFLIKNMEEHGAAGSTNGHHNDTTPTVDAYSETIDLNPNNCYSAIGLSNSQKKQCVKHTSVMPAISRGARAAIQECQFQFKNRRWNCSTTNDETVFGPMTSLAAPEMAFIHALAAATVTSFIARACRDGQLASCSCSRGSRPKQLHDDWKWGGCGDNLEFAYKFATDFIDSREKETNRETRGVKRKREEINKNRMHSDDTNAFNIGIKRNKNVDAKNDTSLVVRNVRKSTEAENSHVLNENFDQHLLELEQRITKEILTSKIDEQEMIKLQEKIKQEIVNTKFFKGEQQPRKKKRKNQRAAADAPAYPRNGIKESYKDGGILPRSTATIKARSLMNLHNNEAGRRAVIKKARITCKCHGVSGSCSLITCWQQLSSIREIGDYLREKYEGATKVKINKRGRLQIKDLQFKVPTAHDLIYLDESPDWCRNSYALHWPGTHGRVCHKNSSGLESCAILCCGRGYNTKNIIVNERCNCKFHWCCQVKCDVCTKVLEEHTCK from the coding sequence ATGAATTGCTACAGAAAAAGGCACTTTCTATTGTGGCTCTTGCGTGCAATGTGTATGTTGCACTTAACCGCGAGAGGTGCATATGCCACAGTTGGATTGCAAGGAGTGCCGACATGGATATACCTCGGCCTCAAGTCCCCATTCATTGAGTTTGGCAACCAGGTGGAGCAGCTGGCCAACTCCAGTATACCATTGAACATGACCAAGGACGAGCAGGCCAATATGCATCAAGAGGGCCTCCGCAAGCTCGGTACGTTCATAAAGCCAGTGGACCTGCGGGACTCGGAGACTGGCTTCGTTAAGGCCGATCTCACCAAGAGACTGGTATTCGATTCACCGAACAACATTACATCTCGACCTATTCACCCGATACAGGAGGAGATGGATCAGAAGCAGATAATCCTGCTCGACGAGGATACCGACGAGAATGGTCTACCAGCCAGCCTCACCGACGAGGATCGCAAGTTCATAGTGCCCATGGCGCTCAAGAATATATCACCCGATCCACGTTGGGCGGCCACCACACTGAGTCCCTCCGCATCACAACCGAACGCTAAAGCCATCTCCACCATTGTGCCCTCGCCTCTGGCCCAGGTGGAGGGGGATCCCACGTCCAACATCGATGATTTGAAGAAGCACATACTCTTCTTGCACAACATGACCAAGACCAATTCGAACTTCGAGTCGAAATTTGTCAAATTCCCGAGCCTGCAAAAGGACAAGGCCAAGACAACGGGAGCTGGGGGACCGCCCCCCAATCCCAAGCGTCCCCAGCGGCCGATTCATCAGTATTCCGCACCTATAGCCCCACCAACACCCAAGGTGCCTGTGCCCGAcggcggtggcggcgtcggtggagcaggaggaggaggagttggagCAGCAGCTTACAATCCCGGAGAGCAGCCGATTGGTGGCTACTATCAGAACGAGGAGCTAGCGAATAATCAATCCCTTCTTAAACCAACAGATACCGACACCCATCCAGCGGCCGCCAGTGGCAATCATGGCCAGAAGAATCCCAGCGAGCCCCAGGTGATACTGCTCAACGAGACACTCGCCACAGAGACCTCGCTGGAAGCGGATCGCAGTCCATCGATAAACCAGCCAAAGGCGGGCTCACCTCTGCGCACAACAAAGCGACCACCTTGCCTGCGTAATCCCGAGTCCCCGAAATGCATACGTCAGCGTCGGcgggaggagcagcagcggcagcgggaGCGAGACGAGTGGTTCCGCGGTCAGTCGCAGTACATGCAGCCCCGATTCGAGCCCATCATACAGACGATTAATAATACGAAGCGATTTGCCGTATCAATCGAGATTCCAGACTCCTTTAAAGTATCCTCCGAGGGATCGGATGGAGAGCTGCTTTCGCGTGTTGAACGCTCGCAGCCCAGCATTAGTAGTAGTagcagtagtagtagtagtactAGGAAAATCATGCCAGACTATATTAAGGTATCCATGGAGAACAACACATCCGTCACGGATTATTTTAAGCACGACGTTGTGATGACATCGGCAGATGTCGCCAGCGATAGGGAATTCCTTATCAAGAACATGGAGGAGCACGGAGCAGCTGGCTCCACGAACGGTCATCACAATGACACAACGCCCACTGTAGACGCATACTCGGAGACAATCGATCTTAATCCCAATAACTGCTATAGCGCAATAGGCCTAAGCAACAGCCAAAAGAAGCAATGTGTTAAGCACACCAGCGTGATGCCGGCCATAAGTCGGGGTGCCCGTGCCGCCATCCAGGAGTGCCAGTTCCAGTTCAAGAATCGCCGCTGGAACTGCAGTACAACGAACGATGAGACCGTATTTGGTCCCATGACCAGCCTGGCCGCTCCCGAAATGGCCTTCATTCACGCCCTGGCCGCGGCCACCGTGACCAGCTTCATAGCACGCGCCTGCCGGGATGGGCAACTGGcctcctgcagctgctcccGCGGCAGTCGACCCAAGCAGCTCCACGACGACTGGAAGTGGGGCGGCTGTGGCGACAACCTGGAGTTCGCCTACAAGTTTGCAACGGACTTTATTGATTCGCGGGAGAAGGAGACCAATCGCGAGACCCGTGGCGTTAAGAGAAAACGCGAGGAGATCAACAAGAATCGCATGCATTCCGATGACACGAATGCTTTTAACATAGGTATTAAACGTAACAAAAATGTAGATGCTAAAAACGATACAAGTTTGGTAGTGAGAAATGTTAGAAAAAGCACTGAGGCTGAAAACAGTCACGTACTCAATGAAAACTTCGATCAGCACTTATTGGAACTAGAGCAGCGCATCACCAAGGAGATACTAACATCCAAGATTGACGAGCAGGAGATGATTAAATTGCAGGAGAAGATCAAGCAGGAGATTGTCAACACCAAGTTCTTCAAGGGCGAGCAGCAGCCGCGCAAGAAGAAGCGGAAAAACCAGAGGGCTGCCGCCGATGCGCCCGCCTATCCGAGGAATGGCATCAAGGAGAGCTACAAGGATGGCGGCATCCTGCCGCGCAGCACGGCAACTATCAAGGCCAGGAGCCTGATGAACTTGCACAACAATGAAGCCGGACGGCGGGCGGTGATCAAGAAGGCCAGGATAACATGCAAGTGCCACGGAGTGTCCGGTTCGTGCAGCCTGATCACCTGCTGGCAGCAATTGTCCTCCATCCGGGAGATTGGCGACTATCTGCGGGAGAAGTACGAGGGCGCCACCAAGGTGAAGATCAACAAGCGTGGACGCCTCCAGATCAAGGACTTGCAATTCAAGGTGCCGACCGCTCACGATCTTATTTACCTAGACGAAAGCCCCGATTGGTGCCGCAATAGCTACGCGCTGCATTGGCCGGGAACACACGGACGTGTGTGCCACAAAAACTCGTCGGGATTGGAGAGCTGTGCCATCCTCTGCTGCGGCCGGGGCTATAATACAAAGAACATTATAGTTAATGAGCGCTGCAACTGCAAATTTCACTGGTGTTGCCAGGTTAAATGTGATGTTTGTACAAAGGTACTCGAGGAACACACATGTAAATAG
- the LOC120457177 gene encoding glutathione hydrolase 1 proenzyme, giving the protein MRIVWSKKVLLWLLLAGLLVTALTLGLVFGLKNRDSLNISGAVVSNGIGCAAVGGETLTDGGSAVDAAIATLLCEGLLLPHSMGIGGGFVATIYTRSTRKVETVIARESAPAAAHKDMFVGESEITGARAGAVPGEILGYWEMHRRYGILPWKRLFEPSIKLAREGHVVSRYLASAIQSKLVNIRADPGLSAVFLNASGEPYVEGDYMKRPALADTLERIAENGAKEFYDGGETGRKFVEDIQKMGGIITEQDLRDYTVRWESDGHVSAHVSGTYTLYSTPMPSSGPVLAFILNLMTDLYTDNEPVYWQRAVEAFKHAYGQRTNLGDLYADPVSGASINATLEEMLKPEFLESVRKLIHDNSTSQDYLYYGANFTVEEDHGTAHMNVLATNGDAVSITSTINNYFGSKVASTQTGIILNDEMDDFSTPGVINSFGVPASPANYIYPGKRPMSSMSPCIIVDQDGNVRLLVGAAGGTRITTSVAAVIMKYLLRNESLTAAVNNGRLHHQLAPMRVSYEHEVDSSISAYLQQVGHELYEEPAGSSFAAVTAIGALEQPEPFYDRRRIGSSLTLAKTNKMQH; this is encoded by the exons ATGAG GATTGTGTGGAGTAAGAAGGTCTTGCTATGGCTACTGCTGGCTGGCCTCCTGGTGACGGCACTGACCCTCGGCCTGGTCTTCGGTCTAAAGAATCGGGATTCGCTGAACATCAGCGGAGCCGTGGTGTCCAATGGCATCGGATGTGCTGCGGTCGGCGGTGAGACGCTAACGGATGGCGGTTCCGCCGTGGATGCAGCCATTGCCACGCTGCTGTGCGAGGGCCTGCTGTTGCCGCACTCCATGGGCATTGGTGGTGGCTTCGTGGCCACCATATACACGCGGAGTACACGCAAGGTGGAGACGGTGATTGCCAGGGAATCGGCACCGGCGGCTGCGCACAAGGACATGTTCGTGGGCGAGTCGGAGATAACGGGCGCCAGAGCGGGTGCTGTGCCCGGCGAGATTCTCGGCTACTGGGAGATGCATCGTCGCTATGGCATTCTGCCCTGGAAACGCCTCTTCGAGCCGTCCATTAAGCTGGCCCGCGAGGGTCATGTCGTCTCACGCTATCTGGCCTCCGCCATCCAGTCGAAGCTGGTGAACATCAGGGCGGATCCCGGACTCTCCGCCGTGTTCCTCAACGCAAGCGGCGAACCCTACGTGGAGGGTGACTATATGAAGCGTCCTGCCCTCGCAGATACGCTGGAGCGGATCGCCGAGAATGGAGCCAAGGAGTTCTACGATGGCGGCGAGACGGGTCGCAAGTTCGTCGAGGATATCCAGAAGATGGGCGGCATCATTACGGAACAGGACCTGCGCGACTACACGGTGCGCTGGGAGAGCGACGGACATGTGTCCGCCCATGTGAGTGGCACCTACACGCTCTACTCCACGCCCATGCCCAGCAGCGGACCCGTTCTGGCCTTCATCCTCAACCTGATGACCGATCTGTATACGGACAACGAGCCGGTCTACTGGCAGCGCGCGGTGGAGGCCTTCAAGCACGCCTATGGCCAACGCACGAATCTGGGCGATCTGTATGCCGATCCCGTCAGCGGCGCATCCATCAATGCCACCCTGGAGGAGATGCTCAAGCCGGAGTTCCTGGAGAGCGTCAGGAAGCTGATTCACGACAACAGTACGTCGCAGGATTACCTCTACTATGGCGCCAACTTCACCGTGGAGGAGGACCATGGCACCGCCCACATGAATGTCCTGGCCACCAACGGAGACGCCGTGTCCATCACCAGCACCATCAATAACTA TTTCGGCTCCAAGGTGGCCTCCACCCAGACGGGTATCATCCTGAACGACGAGATGGACGACTTCTCCACGCCGGGCGTGATCAATAGCTTCGGTGTGCCCGCCTCGCCGGCCAACTACATTTATCCTGGCAAGCGTCCCATGTCCTCGATGAGTCCGTGCATTATTGTGGACCAGGATGGCAATGTACGTCTGCTGGTCGGAGCAGCAGGTGGCACTCGCATCACCACCAGTGTGGCAGCT GTGATCATGAAGTACCTGCTACGCAACGAGAGCCTCACCGCGGCCGTGAACAATGGCCGCCTGCACCACCAGTTGGCCCCCATGCGCGTGAGCTATGAGCACGAGGTGGACAGCAGCATCAGCGCCTATCTGCAGCAGGTGGGACATGAGCTGTACGAGGAGCCCGCCGGCTCCAGCTTCGCCGCAGTGACCGCCATTGGTGCGCTGGAGCAACCGGAGCCCTTCTACGATCGTCGTCGCATCGGCAGCTCCCTCACTCTGGCCAAAACCAACAAGATGCAGCATTAG
- the LOC120457178 gene encoding uncharacterized protein LOC120457178, protein MNKSLKPSKVKRGKRGGGGGPTTQPQDFVEEQVENARRSVERKLMYLSESNRASAPTRAGKRNTAGAGAGGGADGREGAGSAGADIAAHARGQRRRRSRRSPTLAADQETTDEEQKSSVETTYKCENRRRSGYNLLLSPRRNGLTPRNYEAEAAEMEAIMAAQRTSSGTTKPGQADGDVGEYQAGTFGRLQLKPLSSYATGHQLPSYSCGVCGAKFHIRSLLGAHRHIHDDDFKVRFRVRRKRESSTTMAAVHLCKYCDRAFDLERTLHIHQLSYCKKIPPQQRRKLAFTELAHEKKAPLPNFQRTQQQSLQQQAQGNSATTKQQQLTQQEKLHKIIMRESAVHERWR, encoded by the exons ATGAACAAGTCGCTGAAACCCAGCAAGGTGAAGCGCGGCAAGCGGGGAGGTGGCGGGGGCCCCACGACTCAGCCGCAGGACTTCgtggaggagcaggtggagaACGCGCGCAGGTCGGTGGAGCGCAAGCTGATGTACCTGTCCGAGTCGAACCGAGCCAGTGCACCCACTCGGGCGGGCAAGCGGAACACGGCGGGAGCGGGGGCAGGCGGAGGAGCGGACGGAAGAGAAGGAGCGGGCAGCGCTGGCGCCGACATAGCTGCCCATGCCCGTGGCCAGCGTCGCaggcggagcaggaggagTCCGACACTGGCCGCAGACCAGGAGACGACCGACGAGGAGCAGAAATCGTCAGTGGAGACGACGTACAAGTGCGAAAACCGGAGACGCAGTGGTTACAACT TATTGCTGTCTCCTCGGCGCAATGGCCTTACACCCCGGAACTATGAGGCCGAGGCGGCGGAAATGGAAGCCATCATGGCCGCCCAGCGAACGTCCAGCGGCACGACGAAGCCCGGCCAAGCAGATGGGGATGTGGGTGAGTATCAGGCCGGAACTTTTGGCCGCCTGCAGCTGAAGCCGCTGAGCAGCTATGCCACGGGCCACCAACTGCCCAGCTACTCGTGCGGCGTGTGCGGAGCCAAGTTCCACATACGATCGCTGCTGGGCGCCCACCGGCACATCCACGACGACGACTTCAAGGTGCGCTTCCGGGTGCGGCGTAAGCGGGAGAGCAGCACCACCATGGCCGCCGTGCATCTGTGCAAGTACTGCGATCGCGCCTTCGATCTGGAGCGCACGTTGCACATCCATCAGCTGAGCTACTGCAAGAAGATACCGCCGCAGCAGCGCCGCAAGCTGGCCTTCACGGAGCTGGCGCACGAGAAGAAGGCGCCGCTGCCCAACTTCCAGCGgacgcagcagcagtcgctgcagcagcaggcacaGGGGAACAGCGCCACCaccaagcagcagcagttgacGCAGCAGGAGAAGCTCCACAAGATCATAATGCGCGAGTCGGCGGTGCACGAGCGCTGGCGCTAG
- the LOC120457175 gene encoding protein Wnt-5 isoform X2 — MDQKQIILLDEDTDENGLPASLTDEDRKFIVPMALKNISPDPRWAATTLSPSASQPNAKAISTIVPSPLAQVEGDPTSNIDDLKKHILFLHNMTKTNSNFESKFVKFPSLQKDKAKTTGAGGPPPNPKRPQRPIHQYSAPIAPPTPKVPVPDGGGGVGGAGGGGVGAAAYNPGEQPIGGYYQNEELANNQSLLKPTDTDTHPAAASGNHGQKNPSEPQVILLNETLATETSLEADRSPSINQPKAGSPLRTTKRPPCLRNPESPKCIRQRRREEQQRQRERDEWFRGQSQYMQPRFEPIIQTINNTKRFAVSIEIPDSFKVSSEGSDGELLSRVERSQPSISSSSSSSSSTRKIMPDYIKVSMENNTSVTDYFKHDVVMTSADVASDREFLIKNMEEHGAAGSTNGHHNDTTPTVDAYSETIDLNPNNCYSAIGLSNSQKKQCVKHTSVMPAISRGARAAIQECQFQFKNRRWNCSTTNDETVFGPMTSLAAPEMAFIHALAAATVTSFIARACRDGQLASCSCSRGSRPKQLHDDWKWGGCGDNLEFAYKFATDFIDSREKETNRETRGVKRKREEINKNRMHSDDTNAFNIGIKRNKNVDAKNDTSLVVRNVRKSTEAENSHVLNENFDQHLLELEQRITKEILTSKIDEQEMIKLQEKIKQEIVNTKFFKGEQQPRKKKRKNQRAAADAPAYPRNGIKESYKDGGILPRSTATIKARSLMNLHNNEAGRRAVIKKARITCKCHGVSGSCSLITCWQQLSSIREIGDYLREKYEGATKVKINKRGRLQIKDLQFKVPTAHDLIYLDESPDWCRNSYALHWPGTHGRVCHKNSSGLESCAILCCGRGYNTKNIIVNERCNCKFHWCCQVKCDVCTKVLEEHTCK; from the coding sequence ATGGATCAGAAGCAGATAATCCTGCTCGACGAGGATACCGACGAGAATGGTCTACCAGCCAGCCTCACCGACGAGGATCGCAAGTTCATAGTGCCCATGGCGCTCAAGAATATATCACCCGATCCACGTTGGGCGGCCACCACACTGAGTCCCTCCGCATCACAACCGAACGCTAAAGCCATCTCCACCATTGTGCCCTCGCCTCTGGCCCAGGTGGAGGGGGATCCCACGTCCAACATCGATGATTTGAAGAAGCACATACTCTTCTTGCACAACATGACCAAGACCAATTCGAACTTCGAGTCGAAATTTGTCAAATTCCCGAGCCTGCAAAAGGACAAGGCCAAGACAACGGGAGCTGGGGGACCGCCCCCCAATCCCAAGCGTCCCCAGCGGCCGATTCATCAGTATTCCGCACCTATAGCCCCACCAACACCCAAGGTGCCTGTGCCCGAcggcggtggcggcgtcggtggagcaggaggaggaggagttggagCAGCAGCTTACAATCCCGGAGAGCAGCCGATTGGTGGCTACTATCAGAACGAGGAGCTAGCGAATAATCAATCCCTTCTTAAACCAACAGATACCGACACCCATCCAGCGGCCGCCAGTGGCAATCATGGCCAGAAGAATCCCAGCGAGCCCCAGGTGATACTGCTCAACGAGACACTCGCCACAGAGACCTCGCTGGAAGCGGATCGCAGTCCATCGATAAACCAGCCAAAGGCGGGCTCACCTCTGCGCACAACAAAGCGACCACCTTGCCTGCGTAATCCCGAGTCCCCGAAATGCATACGTCAGCGTCGGcgggaggagcagcagcggcagcgggaGCGAGACGAGTGGTTCCGCGGTCAGTCGCAGTACATGCAGCCCCGATTCGAGCCCATCATACAGACGATTAATAATACGAAGCGATTTGCCGTATCAATCGAGATTCCAGACTCCTTTAAAGTATCCTCCGAGGGATCGGATGGAGAGCTGCTTTCGCGTGTTGAACGCTCGCAGCCCAGCATTAGTAGTAGTagcagtagtagtagtagtactAGGAAAATCATGCCAGACTATATTAAGGTATCCATGGAGAACAACACATCCGTCACGGATTATTTTAAGCACGACGTTGTGATGACATCGGCAGATGTCGCCAGCGATAGGGAATTCCTTATCAAGAACATGGAGGAGCACGGAGCAGCTGGCTCCACGAACGGTCATCACAATGACACAACGCCCACTGTAGACGCATACTCGGAGACAATCGATCTTAATCCCAATAACTGCTATAGCGCAATAGGCCTAAGCAACAGCCAAAAGAAGCAATGTGTTAAGCACACCAGCGTGATGCCGGCCATAAGTCGGGGTGCCCGTGCCGCCATCCAGGAGTGCCAGTTCCAGTTCAAGAATCGCCGCTGGAACTGCAGTACAACGAACGATGAGACCGTATTTGGTCCCATGACCAGCCTGGCCGCTCCCGAAATGGCCTTCATTCACGCCCTGGCCGCGGCCACCGTGACCAGCTTCATAGCACGCGCCTGCCGGGATGGGCAACTGGcctcctgcagctgctcccGCGGCAGTCGACCCAAGCAGCTCCACGACGACTGGAAGTGGGGCGGCTGTGGCGACAACCTGGAGTTCGCCTACAAGTTTGCAACGGACTTTATTGATTCGCGGGAGAAGGAGACCAATCGCGAGACCCGTGGCGTTAAGAGAAAACGCGAGGAGATCAACAAGAATCGCATGCATTCCGATGACACGAATGCTTTTAACATAGGTATTAAACGTAACAAAAATGTAGATGCTAAAAACGATACAAGTTTGGTAGTGAGAAATGTTAGAAAAAGCACTGAGGCTGAAAACAGTCACGTACTCAATGAAAACTTCGATCAGCACTTATTGGAACTAGAGCAGCGCATCACCAAGGAGATACTAACATCCAAGATTGACGAGCAGGAGATGATTAAATTGCAGGAGAAGATCAAGCAGGAGATTGTCAACACCAAGTTCTTCAAGGGCGAGCAGCAGCCGCGCAAGAAGAAGCGGAAAAACCAGAGGGCTGCCGCCGATGCGCCCGCCTATCCGAGGAATGGCATCAAGGAGAGCTACAAGGATGGCGGCATCCTGCCGCGCAGCACGGCAACTATCAAGGCCAGGAGCCTGATGAACTTGCACAACAATGAAGCCGGACGGCGGGCGGTGATCAAGAAGGCCAGGATAACATGCAAGTGCCACGGAGTGTCCGGTTCGTGCAGCCTGATCACCTGCTGGCAGCAATTGTCCTCCATCCGGGAGATTGGCGACTATCTGCGGGAGAAGTACGAGGGCGCCACCAAGGTGAAGATCAACAAGCGTGGACGCCTCCAGATCAAGGACTTGCAATTCAAGGTGCCGACCGCTCACGATCTTATTTACCTAGACGAAAGCCCCGATTGGTGCCGCAATAGCTACGCGCTGCATTGGCCGGGAACACACGGACGTGTGTGCCACAAAAACTCGTCGGGATTGGAGAGCTGTGCCATCCTCTGCTGCGGCCGGGGCTATAATACAAAGAACATTATAGTTAATGAGCGCTGCAACTGCAAATTTCACTGGTGTTGCCAGGTTAAATGTGATGTTTGTACAAAGGTACTCGAGGAACACACATGTAAATAG